In the genome of Elephas maximus indicus isolate mEleMax1 chromosome 6, mEleMax1 primary haplotype, whole genome shotgun sequence, one region contains:
- the LOC126077873 gene encoding nematocyst expressed protein 3-like isoform X1: protein MALASQPRAGDRASRGGRLGVPSPAAARAPAASCLPPAALPSPPPPPSVPAPTKPPSPTPPLGVAAAAASPAAENEAASRSPGRALGHLIGRAGAPARTVGELRQAGPCLPRQASKSQPLWTRTPPEPDSLPAPIPQM, encoded by the exons ATGGCCCTAGCGTCCCAACCCCGCGCCGGTGACAGAGCGAGCCGCGGCGGACGCCTTGGGGTCCCTTCCCCCGCAGCAGCCCGCGCCCCGGCAGCCTCCTGCCTTCCGCCCGCCGCCCTTCCGTCCCCACCCCCGCCGCCTTCTGTCCCAGCCCCCACCAAGCCGCCTTCCCCGACTCCTCCACTAGGtgtggcggcggcagcggcgtcTCCGGCGGCTGAGAACGAGGCGGCTTCCCGCAGCCCCGGACGGGCGCTCGGTCACCTGATCGGCCGCGCCGGCGCCCCCGCGAGGACGGTCGGAGAACTGCGCCAGGCAGGCCCTTGCCTACCCCGACAGGCTTCCAAGTCGCAGCCACTCTGGACCCGGACCCCACCTGAACCCGACTCGCTGCCTGCGCCTATTCCCCAAAT gtAA
- the LOC126077873 gene encoding nematocyst expressed protein 3-like isoform X2, which translates to MALASQPRAGDRASRGGRLGVPSPAAARAPAASCLPPAALPSPPPPPSVPAPTKPPSPTPPLGVAAAAASPAAENEAASRSPGRALGHLIGRAGAPARTVGELRQAGPCLPRQASKSQPLWTRTPPEPDSLPAPIPQM; encoded by the exons ATGGCCCTAGCGTCCCAACCCCGCGCCGGTGACAGAGCGAGCCGCGGCGGACGCCTTGGGGTCCCTTCCCCCGCAGCAGCCCGCGCCCCGGCAGCCTCCTGCCTTCCGCCCGCCGCCCTTCCGTCCCCACCCCCGCCGCCTTCTGTCCCAGCCCCCACCAAGCCGCCTTCCCCGACTCCTCCACTAGGtgtggcggcggcagcggcgtcTCCGGCGGCTGAGAACGAGGCGGCTTCCCGCAGCCCCGGACGGGCGCTCGGTCACCTGATCGGCCGCGCCGGCGCCCCCGCGAGGACGGTCGGAGAACTGCGCCAGGCAGGCCCTTGCCTACCCCGACAGGCTTCCAAGTCGCAGCCACTCTGGACCCGGACCCCACCTGAACCCGACTCGCTGCCTGCGCCTATTCCCCAAAT GTAA